From Mucilaginibacter rubeus, a single genomic window includes:
- the mfd gene encoding transcription-repair coupling factor, with protein sequence MNIRDILDRYKADDRIKALATALNASKNPRVQLRGLVGSSDSAMAVALYFLQHKHMVFVLPDREEAGYFQADLENLTGKEALLFPSSYRKPFEFTQPDSSNVLARAEVLNELNHSTEYGQLIVTYPEALAEKVIDRSSLEKNTLEIAVENKLSIDFINEFLIEYDFERVDFVYEPGQFSIRGGIVDIFSFSHMLPYRVEFFGDYIESIRTFEIESQLSAERVKSITIVPNVQSKFLTENNISLLEYVEPGTQVWIKDVQFTLDIIQTGYKKAVNLWKALSADEKAQNPEWIDPKFGFTDEKLIADQLHDFPVVEFGKQFFYHDAIVVNFDMRPQPSFNKDFTLLIHNFKNNEAEKIENFILTDSAKQVERLYAILDDLDKTVKFTPISISVREGFIDQEQKLACYTDHQIFDRYYKYKTRKGYQRSQAITLKELRDLKPGDYVTHIDHGIGKYAGLEKVDVNGKQQEMIRLIYADNDLLYVNINSLNRISKFSGKEGSVPKMNKLGTDTWERLKKTTKKKVKDIARDLIKLYALRKAQHGNAFSPDSYLQTELEASFLYEDTPDQEKATADFKKDMESPHPMDRLICGDVGFGKTEVAVRAAFKAVADSKQVAILVPTTILAAQHYKTFTDRLKGFPANIDYVNRFKSTRQIKDTLEKLKEGKVDIIIGTHRLVSKDVKFKDLGLMIIDEEQKFGVSTKEKLKQMRANVDTLTLTATPIPRTLHFSLMGARDLSIISTPPPNRQPVVTELHVFNDKLIKEAVEFEIDRGGQIFFIHNRVADLPQLGGMIRKLVPKARIGIAHGQLEGDDLEDVMLKFVNHEYDVLVATTIIEAGLDIPNANTIIINYAHMFGLSDLHQMRGRVGRSNKKAYCYLLSPPLSTLTSEARKRLSAIEEFSDLGSGFNVAMRDLDIRGSGNLLGAEQSGFIAEIGFEMYHKILDEAIQELKDDEFKEVFPEDKPRPYISFTQIDTDLEILIPDEYVTNLSERYNLYTELSKLENEVELNAFRQKLHDRFGPVPPQVDSLLNTMRLQWLGKAIGFEKISLKKNVLRGYFITNQQSSYFETEAFRNVLDFVKNNPRRTNLKEVKNTLRLGIEGIDSVDEAVRMLSEVAGIA encoded by the coding sequence TTGAATATCCGTGATATATTAGACAGATACAAAGCTGATGACCGGATCAAAGCGTTAGCTACCGCGCTTAACGCGTCAAAAAATCCGAGAGTGCAGTTACGTGGTTTGGTGGGATCAAGCGATTCGGCCATGGCGGTAGCATTGTATTTTCTGCAGCATAAACACATGGTGTTTGTACTGCCCGACCGTGAAGAAGCGGGTTATTTTCAGGCCGACCTGGAAAACCTTACCGGTAAAGAAGCTTTATTATTTCCTTCATCGTACCGTAAGCCATTTGAATTTACCCAGCCAGATAGCAGTAATGTGCTTGCACGTGCCGAGGTTTTGAATGAGCTTAACCATAGTACAGAGTACGGCCAGCTGATTGTTACCTATCCCGAAGCCCTGGCCGAAAAGGTGATAGATCGTTCCTCGCTCGAAAAAAACACACTTGAAATAGCTGTTGAAAATAAACTCAGCATCGATTTTATCAATGAATTTTTAATAGAGTACGATTTTGAGCGGGTTGATTTTGTGTATGAGCCGGGGCAATTCTCCATTCGCGGTGGTATCGTTGATATCTTCTCGTTTTCGCACATGCTCCCTTACAGGGTAGAGTTCTTCGGCGATTACATCGAATCCATCCGTACGTTTGAGATCGAAAGCCAGCTATCGGCAGAGCGGGTTAAAAGCATTACCATTGTACCTAATGTACAATCTAAGTTTTTAACCGAAAATAATATCTCCCTGTTGGAATATGTTGAGCCTGGTACGCAGGTGTGGATAAAAGATGTTCAGTTTACGCTGGATATTATCCAAACCGGGTACAAAAAAGCGGTAAACCTGTGGAAGGCTTTATCTGCCGATGAGAAAGCTCAAAACCCGGAATGGATTGACCCTAAGTTTGGCTTCACCGACGAAAAGCTGATTGCCGATCAATTACATGATTTTCCGGTGGTGGAGTTTGGTAAGCAGTTCTTTTATCATGATGCTATCGTTGTCAATTTTGATATGCGGCCGCAGCCATCGTTCAATAAAGACTTTACGCTGCTCATCCACAACTTTAAAAACAACGAGGCCGAAAAGATTGAGAATTTCATCCTGACCGATTCGGCCAAGCAGGTTGAGCGTTTATATGCAATTTTAGATGATCTGGATAAAACGGTAAAATTTACGCCCATAAGTATTTCGGTACGCGAAGGTTTTATCGACCAGGAACAAAAACTGGCCTGCTATACCGATCACCAGATTTTTGACCGTTACTATAAATACAAAACCCGGAAGGGCTATCAGCGTTCACAAGCTATCACCCTTAAAGAACTTCGTGACCTTAAACCCGGCGATTACGTTACCCATATAGATCATGGCATAGGCAAATATGCCGGATTGGAAAAGGTTGATGTAAACGGCAAGCAACAGGAAATGATCAGGCTCATTTATGCCGATAACGACCTGCTGTATGTGAACATCAACTCGCTTAACCGCATTTCTAAATTCAGCGGCAAAGAGGGCTCTGTTCCCAAAATGAATAAGCTGGGGACTGATACCTGGGAACGTCTTAAGAAAACAACAAAAAAAAAAGTTAAGGACATAGCCCGAGATCTGATCAAGCTTTACGCCCTCCGTAAAGCCCAGCACGGTAATGCCTTTTCGCCCGATAGTTATCTGCAAACCGAATTGGAAGCATCGTTCCTTTACGAGGATACGCCCGATCAGGAAAAGGCCACTGCCGATTTCAAAAAAGACATGGAATCGCCACACCCTATGGATCGCCTCATTTGTGGCGACGTAGGCTTTGGTAAAACCGAAGTGGCTGTTCGTGCTGCATTTAAAGCTGTTGCTGATAGCAAGCAGGTGGCCATACTGGTACCTACAACTATCCTCGCGGCACAGCATTATAAAACTTTTACCGACAGGCTCAAGGGCTTCCCTGCTAACATTGATTATGTTAACCGTTTTAAGTCAACCAGGCAGATCAAGGATACCTTAGAGAAACTGAAGGAAGGCAAGGTTGACATCATCATAGGCACCCATCGTTTGGTAAGTAAGGATGTGAAGTTTAAAGACCTTGGCCTCATGATCATTGACGAGGAGCAGAAGTTTGGCGTATCAACCAAAGAAAAGCTGAAACAGATGCGCGCCAATGTGGACACACTTACGTTAACTGCAACGCCTATCCCACGTACGCTGCACTTTTCGTTAATGGGTGCACGTGACCTTTCTATCATATCAACGCCGCCGCCAAACCGTCAGCCGGTTGTTACCGAGTTGCACGTGTTTAATGATAAGCTCATTAAGGAAGCAGTAGAATTTGAAATAGACCGTGGCGGACAGATCTTCTTTATTCATAACCGTGTGGCCGATCTGCCGCAATTGGGAGGGATGATCCGCAAATTGGTCCCTAAGGCCCGTATTGGTATAGCGCACGGGCAACTGGAAGGTGACGATCTGGAAGACGTGATGTTGAAGTTTGTGAACCACGAGTATGATGTATTGGTTGCCACAACAATTATTGAGGCCGGGTTGGATATTCCTAATGCCAATACCATCATCATCAACTACGCCCACATGTTTGGCCTGAGCGATTTGCACCAGATGCGTGGCCGTGTAGGGAGGAGCAATAAAAAAGCATATTGTTATCTGTTAAGTCCGCCATTGTCAACACTTACCAGCGAGGCCCGTAAACGTCTTAGCGCCATTGAAGAGTTCAGCGACCTGGGCAGTGGTTTCAACGTAGCCATGCGAGATTTGGATATCCGCGGAAGCGGTAACCTGCTTGGCGCCGAGCAAAGTGGTTTCATTGCCGAAATAGGCTTTGAAATGTACCACAAGATATTGGACGAGGCTATTCAGGAGTTGAAGGATGATGAATTTAAAGAGGTATTCCCTGAAGATAAACCTCGGCCATACATTTCTTTCACCCAGATAGATACCGACCTGGAGATCCTGATCCCTGATGAATATGTGACTAATCTCTCTGAACGATATAACCTGTATACCGAGCTTTCTAAACTGGAAAACGAAGTTGAGCTAAACGCTTTCAGGCAAAAACTGCACGACCGGTTTGGCCCTGTTCCGCCGCAGGTTGACAGTTTGCTGAACACCATGCGTTTGCAATGGCTGGGCAAGGCTATTGGATTTGAAAAAATCTCGCTTAAGAAAAACGTGTTGAGGGGTTACTTTATCACCAACCAACAATCAAGCTATTTTGAAACGGAGGCTTTCCGCAATGTGCTCGATTTTGTAAAAAATAATCCAAGGCGTACTAATTTAAAAGAGGTTAAGAACACGCTTCGTTTGGGCATTGAGGGTATTGATAGTGTTGATGAGGCGGTGAGGATGCTGAGTGAAGTGGCGGGGATAGCGTAA
- a CDS encoding DUF4199 domain-containing protein has translation MKNAVLSGGIIGILSIIWIFAMPRLGVMPQKDVVSPAEYFSFIIPAIGLFFGIMSYRKNDCNGQMGFLEALFQSFKILIVGGIIAVFGSILYISYVSSSGDNIKDFSERIFGALIVGVLLAFAVSLLFANKANKLD, from the coding sequence ATGAAGAATGCAGTTTTATCAGGGGGCATTATTGGCATACTAAGTATTATCTGGATTTTTGCCATGCCGCGTTTAGGCGTTATGCCGCAAAAAGATGTGGTATCCCCGGCCGAATACTTTTCATTTATAATACCGGCCATCGGGCTTTTCTTCGGTATCATGAGTTATCGAAAAAACGACTGTAACGGCCAGATGGGGTTTTTAGAGGCCCTTTTTCAAAGCTTTAAAATATTAATAGTAGGCGGTATCATAGCCGTTTTTGGTTCTATCCTTTATATCAGCTATGTATCATCATCGGGCGATAACATAAAGGATTTTTCTGAACGGATTTTTGGTGCGTTGATAGTTGGGGTACTGCTCGCCTTCGCGGTATCATTATTGTTCGCCAACAAAGCAAATAAACTTGATTAA
- a CDS encoding DUF2752 domain-containing protein produces MIKRYFSKYFELLFWTAAMLSLAMSSPTEASHFTLCPLKLMGIGWCPGCGLGHSIIYLFHGDISNSFRAHWLGIPAVAVIFNRIYVLTKARLMERSQFKSLT; encoded by the coding sequence TTGATTAAGCGTTATTTTTCAAAATATTTCGAACTATTGTTCTGGACAGCAGCGATGCTTTCGTTGGCTATGAGTTCGCCAACGGAGGCGTCGCACTTTACGCTGTGCCCCCTCAAGCTAATGGGCATTGGCTGGTGCCCTGGCTGTGGCCTGGGGCATAGTATTATTTATCTTTTTCACGGCGATATCAGCAATTCGTTCCGTGCACACTGGCTTGGCATCCCTGCCGTAGCCGTGATCTTCAACCGCATTTATGTACTCACCAAGGCGAGGTTGATGGAGAGAAGTCAGTTTAAAAGCTTAACTTGA
- a CDS encoding TM2 domain-containing protein yields the protein MNAYQNPYMSFDGITSEEYTFLQQATASLTEDQARTFMSFYASKRRNPQDIMFATLAGFLGVSGVQRFMTDQIGMGILYFFTAGFCFIGTIVDLINYKTIANDYNRQMAYESFNIAKMSN from the coding sequence ATGAACGCTTATCAAAATCCATATATGTCATTCGACGGTATCACTTCCGAAGAATATACATTTCTGCAACAGGCTACTGCCTCACTAACAGAAGACCAGGCCCGTACTTTTATGTCATTTTATGCCAGTAAAAGGCGCAACCCGCAAGATATCATGTTCGCTACCCTTGCCGGCTTCCTTGGTGTATCCGGCGTACAACGCTTCATGACAGATCAGATTGGTATGGGGATCCTTTACTTTTTCACCGCCGGTTTCTGTTTCATCGGTACCATTGTCGACCTGATCAACTATAAAACCATCGCCAACGATTACAACAGGCAAATGGCCTATGAAAGCTTCAACATCGCTAAAATGAGCAACTAA
- a CDS encoding M28 family metallopeptidase translates to MKIKHRYLMLLGGLAIFAGCQNNKNVPAEKAITAAEIKKYISALANDSMMGRKPFTAGEDKAIKYISEQFKAAGLEPGNNGSYFQDVPMVQIISTPSPVMEITGGKTPLSLKATTDFVTFSRREVDSVTLKNSPLVFAGYGVVAPEYHWNDYAGLDVKGKTVVVLVNDPGFKNGDPTFFKGDTMTYYGRWTYKYEEAARQGAAGVLIIHQKEPASYGWEVVANSNTGAKLYLQQKDKHMNRCKVEGWITEDMGKKLLAEAGITGDFRALARKKDFKAIPLKQSVNLTITNQLKYSTSHNVIGTLKGSSKPDEYILYTAHWDHLGVGKPDAKGDSIYNGAVDNADGVAAIISVAKAFSKAKEKPKRSIVFLAVTAEEQGLLGSEYYATHPIYPVNKTVADLNMDALGDYGETKDIAVTGKGQNELEDYVDEIVKAQGLSTVGDRHPGSGSYYRSDHFNFAKVGIPALDINNGSISVIHDGSYGEAKQKDYGDNRYHQQADNYSDTMDATGMAQIANILYEVGTRLSNETTFPGWKNGSEFKAIREKSMK, encoded by the coding sequence ATGAAAATCAAACACAGATACCTAATGCTCTTAGGCGGTCTTGCTATTTTTGCAGGCTGCCAGAATAACAAAAACGTACCCGCCGAAAAAGCCATTACCGCTGCCGAAATCAAAAAGTATATCTCGGCTTTAGCTAATGATTCGATGATGGGCCGCAAGCCTTTCACCGCCGGGGAAGACAAGGCTATCAAATACATCTCCGAGCAATTTAAGGCAGCCGGACTTGAGCCGGGTAACAACGGAAGCTATTTTCAGGATGTACCCATGGTGCAAATCATCAGTACGCCATCGCCTGTAATGGAGATCACCGGCGGTAAAACTCCGCTAAGCCTTAAAGCTACTACTGATTTTGTGACGTTCAGTCGCCGTGAGGTTGATTCGGTAACGCTTAAAAACTCGCCGCTTGTTTTTGCGGGATATGGCGTTGTTGCGCCGGAATATCACTGGAATGATTATGCCGGCCTTGATGTTAAAGGCAAAACTGTGGTGGTGTTGGTGAACGACCCAGGATTTAAAAATGGTGATCCTACATTTTTCAAAGGCGATACCATGACCTATTACGGCCGCTGGACTTATAAGTATGAAGAAGCTGCCCGCCAGGGAGCAGCGGGAGTGCTCATCATTCACCAAAAAGAACCGGCAAGTTATGGCTGGGAAGTAGTGGCTAACAGTAATACCGGCGCCAAACTTTACCTGCAGCAAAAAGATAAGCATATGAACCGTTGCAAGGTTGAAGGCTGGATCACCGAAGATATGGGTAAAAAGCTATTGGCTGAGGCCGGCATCACAGGCGATTTTCGTGCGCTGGCCCGCAAAAAAGATTTTAAGGCTATCCCGCTAAAACAGTCTGTTAACCTCACTATTACCAACCAGTTGAAGTACTCTACATCGCACAATGTTATAGGTACACTCAAAGGCAGTTCCAAACCGGATGAATATATCTTGTACACAGCCCATTGGGACCATCTTGGGGTAGGTAAGCCCGATGCTAAAGGCGACAGTATTTATAATGGCGCTGTTGACAATGCCGATGGCGTTGCAGCTATCATAAGCGTAGCAAAAGCTTTCAGCAAGGCAAAAGAAAAACCAAAACGCTCTATCGTGTTTTTAGCAGTTACTGCCGAAGAGCAGGGTTTGCTGGGTTCAGAATATTATGCCACTCACCCAATTTACCCGGTTAACAAAACCGTTGCCGACCTGAATATGGACGCCTTGGGTGATTATGGCGAAACCAAAGATATCGCCGTAACCGGTAAAGGCCAGAACGAACTGGAAGATTACGTTGATGAGATTGTTAAAGCGCAAGGCCTGAGCACGGTTGGCGACAGGCATCCCGGTTCTGGCAGTTACTACCGGTCAGATCATTTTAACTTTGCTAAAGTGGGGATCCCGGCACTTGATATTAACAATGGAAGCATCAGCGTAATACATGATGGCAGTTATGGCGAAGCCAAACAAAAGGACTATGGCGATAACCGATATCACCAGCAGGCAGATAATTATTCTGACACCATGGATGCCACCGGTATGGCGCAAATAGCTAATATTCTGTACGAGGTTGGCACCAGGCTGAGCAACGAAACAACTTTCCCCGGTTGGAAAAATGGTTCGGAATTTAAAGCGATAAGGGAGAAATCGATGAAATAA
- a CDS encoding APC family permease, producing MPSAASLKKIRPIQLVAVIFFTVSGGPYGLEPLLSYAGDHGALIILLITPLMWDVPAIFTVLELNSMMPITGGYYKWVKYALGTHWGFIEGWWTWLYTFVDLAIYPVLFVQYAGFFFPELLNFQIPVCLVIIWASAGLNILGIMPVGKVSVFLSAAVLAPIILLIALGIYHYSGAMHIPATSLKGLSFPSFGMALYTVMWNCLGWDNVTTYAEEVEKPVRSYLVSIFTAFALVMVVYFFAIWVAQQSGINHDTLTDSGFPALGVLIGGHWLGIVVAAGGMASTLGIYTAVLLSVSRVPQVMSEDNLLPKGLNRLHPRFKTPFISIIICSIVVSFMVLWTFADLLIIDVTVYGAGLSLEYIALIKLRVKEPLKERPFRIPLSVTGLCLVLLLPFIVYSVALGGALSSTPKALSAAIFALVALSSAEVAWQLIKLSRPELKLKK from the coding sequence ATGCCCTCTGCAGCCTCATTAAAAAAAATACGTCCGATACAGCTTGTCGCTGTTATTTTCTTTACTGTATCCGGTGGCCCCTACGGCCTCGAGCCGCTGTTAAGCTATGCCGGTGATCATGGGGCATTGATCATTCTGCTGATAACCCCTTTAATGTGGGACGTGCCGGCCATTTTTACAGTGCTTGAACTGAATAGCATGATGCCGATAACCGGAGGCTATTATAAATGGGTGAAATATGCACTCGGCACACATTGGGGTTTTATTGAAGGCTGGTGGACCTGGCTTTATACATTTGTAGACCTGGCCATTTATCCCGTGCTGTTTGTACAATACGCCGGTTTCTTTTTCCCCGAGCTGTTAAACTTTCAGATCCCGGTTTGTTTGGTGATCATCTGGGCATCGGCAGGTTTAAACATTTTGGGTATTATGCCGGTGGGCAAGGTTTCGGTATTTTTAAGTGCTGCTGTACTCGCGCCAATTATCTTGCTGATAGCATTGGGCATATACCATTATAGCGGAGCAATGCATATTCCGGCAACTTCACTAAAAGGGTTAAGTTTTCCATCATTCGGGATGGCATTATATACTGTAATGTGGAACTGCCTTGGCTGGGATAACGTCACTACCTATGCCGAAGAGGTTGAAAAGCCGGTGCGCTCTTACCTGGTTTCTATTTTTACTGCTTTTGCCCTGGTGATGGTGGTATACTTTTTTGCCATTTGGGTTGCCCAGCAATCGGGCATTAATCATGATACCTTAACCGATAGCGGATTCCCGGCATTGGGTGTGCTTATTGGCGGGCATTGGCTGGGGATAGTGGTGGCAGCGGGTGGCATGGCCAGCACTTTGGGTATTTACACCGCGGTATTGTTATCCGTATCGCGTGTGCCGCAGGTAATGTCCGAAGATAATTTATTGCCCAAAGGGCTCAACAGGCTTCACCCTCGTTTTAAAACCCCCTTTATTTCCATCATTATCTGCTCTATAGTGGTAAGCTTTATGGTGTTGTGGACTTTTGCCGACCTGCTCATCATCGATGTAACGGTTTATGGCGCCGGGCTTTCGTTAGAATATATCGCGCTTATAAAACTCCGCGTTAAAGAGCCGTTAAAAGAAAGGCCATTCCGCATCCCGCTTAGCGTTACGGGGTTATGTTTGGTTTTACTGTTGCCATTTATTGTTTACAGTGTGGCGCTTGGCGGGGCATTAAGCTCGACGCCAAAAGCGCTTTCTGCTGCCATATTCGCGTTGGTAGCTTTATCAAGCGCGGAGGTGGCCTGGCAACTGATCAAGCTAAGCAGGCCCGAGTTGAAGCTTAAAAAATAA
- a CDS encoding KilA-N domain-containing protein, with protein MSKIKVEGIEISFFSVNESDFISLTDMAKSQHENIIITKWLSLKNTIEYLGEWEILYNKDFNYTEFGIIKNAAGSNSFVLSVKEWIQKTNAVGITAKAGRYGGTYAHKDIAFQFGMWISPRFQLLLVKEFQRLKEEEQKRLGSEWDYRRFLSKANYTIHTAAVKDFVIPKLNIEKEKEWLIYASEADLLSVAVFGYTAKQWREANPKLHLKGLNMRDLADAHQLLVLSNLEGYNAILIEQGIEKLQRLLSLKKAAEQQIKALRNSIYTEEKIQSPFLPDRKIKNE; from the coding sequence ATGAGTAAAATTAAAGTTGAGGGGATTGAGATTTCTTTTTTTTCTGTTAATGAGAGTGATTTTATCTCTTTGACGGACATGGCTAAAAGCCAGCATGAAAATATTATTATCACAAAATGGCTTAGTTTAAAAAACACGATTGAATATTTGGGCGAATGGGAGATCCTTTACAATAAAGATTTTAATTATACCGAATTCGGTATAATTAAAAATGCGGCAGGTAGTAACAGTTTTGTATTGTCTGTAAAAGAGTGGATACAGAAAACAAATGCAGTTGGGATAACTGCCAAAGCCGGAAGATATGGGGGCACTTATGCTCATAAGGATATAGCCTTTCAATTTGGAATGTGGATAAGTCCTCGATTTCAACTATTGTTGGTAAAAGAGTTTCAAAGATTAAAGGAAGAAGAACAAAAGCGGCTTGGATCAGAATGGGATTATCGTCGCTTTTTATCAAAGGCTAATTACACTATACATACTGCCGCAGTTAAAGATTTTGTTATTCCAAAACTAAATATTGAAAAAGAGAAAGAATGGCTGATTTACGCAAGTGAGGCCGATTTATTAAGTGTTGCCGTATTTGGTTATACTGCGAAGCAATGGCGTGAAGCAAACCCCAAGCTTCATTTGAAAGGGTTAAATATGCGAGATTTAGCAGATGCCCATCAATTACTTGTTCTTTCAAATCTTGAAGGCTACAATGCTATATTAATTGAGCAAGGGATTGAAAAACTCCAACGCCTGCTTTCATTAAAAAAAGCAGCAGAACAGCAGATCAAAGCATTAAGAAACTCCATTTATACGGAGGAAAAAATTCAAAGCCCGTTTTTACCGGATAGAAAAATCAAGAACGAGTAA
- the dtd gene encoding D-aminoacyl-tRNA deacylase: protein MRAVLQRVTQASCTVDGKVTGEIAAGFLVLLGIEDADTAEDLQWLANKIVGMRVFGDENGLMNKALADIDGDILLISQFTLFAQTKKGNRPSFLRAAKPDKAIPMYEQMIQTLESLTGKKVATGIFGADMKINLLNDGPVTIIMDTRDKDNH, encoded by the coding sequence ATGAGAGCTGTTCTGCAACGCGTTACCCAGGCAAGCTGTACTGTTGATGGAAAAGTCACCGGTGAGATAGCCGCCGGCTTTTTGGTTTTATTAGGCATTGAAGATGCAGATACCGCCGAAGACCTGCAATGGCTGGCCAATAAGATAGTAGGCATGCGTGTTTTTGGCGACGAGAACGGCCTGATGAACAAAGCCCTTGCCGATATTGATGGCGATATTTTGCTCATCTCCCAGTTTACGCTTTTTGCCCAAACCAAAAAGGGCAATCGCCCATCGTTTTTGAGGGCAGCTAAGCCCGATAAGGCCATACCCATGTATGAGCAGATGATCCAAACGCTTGAATCGCTAACCGGCAAAAAAGTAGCCACCGGTATTTTTGGCGCAGATATGAAAATCAACCTGCTGAACGATGGCCCGGTCACGATTATCATGGATACCAGGGATAAGGATAATCATTAG
- a CDS encoding cystathionine gamma-synthase family protein: MSTKRGFTTTILHADRLGKPEHGSLHKPIHTSVTYGHEDVQDLVDIFQNKKSGYAYSRQGNPTVTALEQKVTQMENGVSSIAFSTGMAAISATVMALIKGTDHIVASSFLFGNSRSIFQTFIDMGISIDFVDATNVDHVRAAVKENTRMVFVETIANPATQIADLKNIGDLCEEKGIMYVVDNTMTSPYLFNPINVKASLVINSLTKYIGGHGNALGGAVTNTGLFDWANYPNIFPGFKATVKPENLGMTQIRKKGLRDGGGTLSPEAAHSISVGAETLALRLDRACSNALALAKYFDNHPMVKKVFYPGIESHPQHALAGELFARYGGLMSIELDESIDCLAFLNKLKLVVKSSNLGDTRTLAIPVAQTIFFELGAERRAEMGIPESMIRLSVGIEDLDDLLEDFKTALGE; encoded by the coding sequence ATGAGTACCAAAAGAGGCTTCACTACCACCATATTACATGCCGACCGTTTGGGCAAACCCGAACACGGTTCATTGCATAAACCCATTCACACCTCGGTAACCTACGGACACGAAGATGTGCAGGATTTGGTTGATATTTTCCAGAACAAAAAAAGCGGCTACGCTTATTCGCGCCAGGGTAACCCTACCGTTACCGCTTTAGAGCAAAAGGTAACCCAAATGGAAAATGGTGTGTCAAGTATCGCTTTCTCAACCGGTATGGCGGCTATTTCGGCAACGGTAATGGCGCTTATTAAAGGTACCGATCATATTGTAGCCAGCTCATTCCTGTTTGGTAACAGCCGCAGCATTTTCCAAACCTTTATTGATATGGGTATCAGCATTGATTTTGTTGATGCTACCAACGTTGATCATGTACGCGCGGCAGTAAAAGAAAATACCCGCATGGTGTTTGTTGAAACCATTGCCAACCCCGCCACTCAAATTGCCGATCTTAAAAACATTGGCGACCTGTGCGAAGAGAAAGGCATTATGTACGTGGTTGATAACACCATGACCTCGCCATATTTGTTTAACCCGATAAACGTTAAAGCCAGTTTGGTAATTAACTCGCTTACCAAATACATTGGCGGTCACGGCAATGCCCTTGGTGGCGCGGTAACCAACACCGGCTTGTTTGACTGGGCAAATTATCCAAACATTTTCCCCGGCTTTAAAGCAACTGTTAAACCAGAGAATCTGGGCATGACCCAGATCCGCAAGAAAGGTTTACGTGACGGCGGTGGTACGTTATCGCCAGAGGCTGCGCACAGCATTTCTGTAGGTGCCGAAACATTAGCTCTACGCCTTGACCGTGCCTGCAGCAATGCTTTGGCGCTGGCTAAATATTTTGATAATCACCCGATGGTTAAAAAGGTGTTTTATCCAGGCATCGAGTCGCACCCACAGCATGCTTTGGCAGGCGAGCTCTTCGCCCGCTACGGCGGTTTGATGAGCATCGAGTTGGATGAAAGTATCGATTGCCTTGCATTTTTGAATAAACTGAAACTGGTAGTAAAATCAAGCAACCTTGGTGATACGCGCACATTGGCTATCCCGGTTGCTCAAACCATTTTCTTTGAGCTTGGTGCCGAACGCCGCGCCGAAATGGGCATCCCCGAAAGTATGATCCGTCTGTCGGTAGGTATTGAAGACCTTGACGATTTACTTGAAGATTTCAAAACCGCTTTAGGCGAATAA